Genomic segment of Verrucomicrobiia bacterium:
GACCTCGCCCTCGACCTCGATACGGATCTCCCCCGGTTTCGTTTCCTTCAAAAAGCCCTCCTGCATCTTTCGGATGCCGCTGCTGCCGGCCGCGATTTAGCCGGTGATGTCCGGCTCGACGATGTGGGCCAGAAGCTTCAAGGATTCCTGCCATCCCAGGTAGCAAAACTCGACCGGGATCGCAGAAGGAATGCCTTCCTGAGTGATTTCGAGCTCGGTTCCGCAGGCCACCGGGCGCAGCGAAATCGTGACCTGCATTTCGCCGGGAAGATTGGGGTCATCGAATTTATCCGTGTATCGGATCCGCGAGTGCGGCGTCAGCTCGAGGTATTTGCCGCCGAACGAATGGCCTTTCCCCGTGGTGAAATTCGTGAAGGACATGCGGTGCTCGCCGCCGACCCGCGCGTCCATTTTATGGACCTTGGCCGTAAAGCCATGCGGAGGAAGCCACTTCACCATGGCGTCCGGATCAAGAAACGCGCGGTAGAGTTTCTCGGGCGGGCAGCGGAGAACAC
This window contains:
- a CDS encoding SRPBCC family protein: MSKPNTVQLHRVLRCPPEKLYRAFLDPDAMVKWLPPHGFTAKVHKMDARVGGEHRMSFTNFTTGKGHSFGGKYLELTPHSRIRYTDKFDDPNLPGEMQVTISLRPVACGTELEITQEGIPSAIPVEFCYLGWQESLKLLAHIVEPDITG